TGGCCGTCCTCCGCCTCTGCGCCGCCGCCGCAACCGCCTGACGCCCACGCCCGACCGATTCCCCCGGCCCGTTCAACACCCCGCGCCGAACGCGTTCAGGAAATCGAAGTAGTCGAAATCGTACACGCCGGTGTCGCCGTTGAAGTCGGCGGACGGGTCGTCGGCGAAGAAGGCGCGGAGGAAGCGCGCGTCAATGCCACCGTGCTCGACATCAGCGGCGGCGGCCTGGCGGTCATGGTGCCGCCGGACGGCACGCCCTTCGAACCGGACCGCGAATTCCGCAATT
This portion of the Candidatus Hydrogenedentota bacterium genome encodes:
- a CDS encoding PilZ domain-containing protein, which translates into the protein WPSSASAPPPQPPDAHARPIPPARSTPRAERVQEIEVVEIVHAGVAVEVGGRVVGEEGAEEARVNATVLDISGGGLAVMVPPDGTPFEPDREFRNCRINLPEVGTIETQMRVRSVFRISGKNGKPMLRAGCQFVQLPDSQVSMIQRFILRVERERNTRAR